The following proteins are encoded in a genomic region of Palaemon carinicauda isolate YSFRI2023 chromosome 19, ASM3689809v2, whole genome shotgun sequence:
- the LOC137658893 gene encoding uncharacterized protein — translation MPSRYSNIMKPFKNMPFKSAIESTMPSRYSNIIKPFTNMPFKSAIESTMPLRYSNIIKPFTNMPFKSIIESTMPSRYSNIIKPFTNMPFKSAIESTMPSRYSNIIKPFKNRPIKSTIESTMPSRYSNIITPFKNMPFKSAIESTMPSRYSNIIKPSKIMPFKSAIESTMPSRYSNIIKPFENMPFKSAIESTMPSRHSNIIKPFENMPFKSVIESTMPSRCSNIMKPFKNMPFKSVIESTMPSRYRNIIKPFKIMPFKSVIESTMPSRCSNIIKLFKNMPFKSVIESTMPSRYSNIIKPFKNMPFKSAIESTMPSSYSNIIKPFKNMPFKSAIESTMPSRYSNIIKPFKYMPFKSAIESTMPSRYSNLMKPFKNMPFNFAIESTMPSRYSNLMKPFKNMPFKSVIESTMPSRYSNIIKPFKNMPFKSVIESTMPSRYSNTSKPFKNIPFKSAIESTMPSRYSNLMKPFKNMPFKSAIESTMPSRYSNIIKPFKPMPFKSAIESTMPSRYSNIIKPFKNMPFKSAIESTMPSRYSNLIKPFKNMPFKSAIESTMHFRYSNLIQPFKNMPFKSAIESTMPSRYSNIIKPFENMPFKSAIESTMPSRYSNIIKPFKNMPFKSAIESTMPSRYSNIIKPFKNMPFKSAIESAMPSRYSNIIKPFNYMPFKSVIESTMPSRYSNIIKPFKSMPFKSAIESTMPSRYSNLIKSFKNMPFKSAIEYTMPSRYSNLIKPFKYMPFKSVIESTMPSRCSNIIKLFKNMPFKSVIESTMPSRYSNIIKPFKNMPFKSAIESTMPSSYSNIIKPFKNMPFKSAIESTMPSRYSNIIKPFKYMPFKSAIESTMPSRYSNLMKPFKNMPFNFAIESTMPSRYSNLMKPFKNMPFKSVIESTMPSRYSNIIKPFKNMPFKSVIESTMPSRYSNTSKPFKNIPFKSAIESTMPSRYSNLMKPFKNMPFKSVIESTMPSRYSNIIKPFKPMPFKSAIESTMPSRYSNIIKPFKNMPFKSAIESTMPSRYSNLIKPFKNMPFKSAIESTMHSRYSNLIQPFKNMPFKSAIESTMPSRYSNIIKPFENMPFKSAIESTMPSRYSNIIKPFKNMPFKSAIESTMPSRYSNIIKPFKNMPFKSAIESAMPSRYSNIIKPFNYMPFKSVIESTMPSRYSNIIKPFKSMPFKSAIESTMPSRYSNIIKPFKNMPFKSAIESTMPSRYSNIIKPFKNMPFKSAIESTMPSRYSNIIKPFNYMPFKSAIERTMPSRYSNIIKPFNYMPFKSAIESTMPSRYESIKIITSGK, via the exons ATGCCTTCCAGGTACAGCAACATAATGAAGCCATTTAAAAATATGCCATTTAAATCTGCAATTGAAAGCACAATGCCTTCCAGGTATAGCAACATAATTAAGCCATTTACAAATATGCCATTTAAATCTGCAATTGAAAGCACAATGCCTCTCAG GTATAGCAACATAATTAAGCCATTTACAAATATGCCATTTAAATCTATAATTGAAAGCACAATGCCTTCCAG GTACAGCAACATAATTAAGCCATTTACAAATATGCCATTTAAATCTGCAATTGAAAGCACAATGCCTTCCAGGTATAGCAACATAATTAAGCCATTTAAAAATAGGCCAATTAAATCTACAATTGAAAGCACAATGCCTTCCAGGTACAGCAACATAATTACACCATTTAAAAATATGCCATTTAAATCTGCAATTGAAAGCACAATGCCTTCCAG GTACAGCAACATAATTAAGCCATCTAAAATTATGCCATTTAAATCTGCAATTGAAAGCACAATGCCTTCCAGGTACAGCAACATAATTAAGCCATTTGAAAATATGCCTTTTAAATCTGCAATTGAAAGCACAATGCCTTCCAGGCATAGCAACATAATTAAGCCATTTGAAAATATGCCATTTAAATCTGTAATTGAAAGCACAATGCCTTCCAGGTGTAGCAACATAATGAAGCCATTTAAAAATATGCCATTTAAATCTGTAATTGAAAGCACAATGCCTTCCAGGTACAGAAACATAATCAAGCCATTTAAGATTATGCCATTTAAATCTGTAATTGAAAGCACAATGCCTTCCAGGTGTAGCAACATAATTAAGCTATTTAAAAATATGCCATTTAAATCTGTAATTGAAAGCACAATGCCTTCCAGGTACAGCAACATAATCAAGCCATTTAAAAATATGCCATTTAAATCTGCAATTGAAAGCACAATGCCTTCCAGCTATAGCAACATAATCAAGCCATTTAAAAATATGCCATTTAAATCTGCAATTGAAAGCACAATGCCTTCTAGGTATAGCAACATAATTAAGCCATTTAAATATATGCCATTTAAATCGGCAATTGAAAGCACAATGCCTTCCAGGTATAGCAACTTAATGAAGCCATTTAAAAATATGCCATTTAACTTTGCAATTGAAAGCACAATGCCTTCCAGGTATAGCAACTTAATGAAGCCATTTAAAAATATGCCATTCAAATCTGTAATTGAAAGCACAATGCCTTCCAGGTACAGCAACATAATTAAGCCATTTAAAAATATGCCATTCAAATCTGTAATTGAAAGCACAATGCCTTCCAGGTATAGCAACACAAGTAAGCCATTTAAAAATATACCATTTAAATCTGCAATTGAAAGCACAATGCCTTCCAGGTATAGCAACCTAATGAAGCCATTTAAAAATATGCCATTTAAATCTGCAATTGAAAGCACAATGCCTTCCAGGTATAGCAACATAATTAAGCCATTTAAACCTATGCCATTTAAATCTGCAATTGAAAGCACAATGCCTTCCAGGTACAGCAACATAATTAAGCCATTTAAAAATATGCCATTTAAATCTGCAATTGAAAGCACAATGCCTTCCAGGTACAGCAACTTAATTAAGCCATTTAAAAATATGCCATTTAAATCTGCAATTGAAAGCACAATGCATTTCAGGTATAGCAACTTAATTCAGCCATTTAAGAATATGCCATTTAAATCTGCAATTGAAAGCACAATGCCTTCCAGGTATAGCAACATAATTAAGCCATTTGAAAATATGCCATTTAAATCTGCAATTGAAAGCACAATGCCTTCCAGGTATAGCAACATAATTAAGCCATTTAAGAATATGCCATTTAAATCTGCAATTGAAAGCACAATGCCTTCCAGGTATAGCAACATAATTAAGCCATTTAAAAATATGCCATTTAAATCTGCAATTGAAAGCGCAATGCCTTCCAGGTATAGCAACATAATTAAGCCATTTAATTATATGCCATTTAAATCTGTAATTGAAAGCACAATGCCTTCCAGGTACAGCAACATAATTAAGCCATTTAAAAGTATGCCATTTAAATCTGCAATTGAAAGCACAATGCCTTCCAGGTATAGCAACTTAATTAAGTCATTTAAAAATATGCCATTTAAATCTGCAATTGAATACACAATGCCTTCTAGGTATAGCAACTTAATTAAGCCATTTAAATATATGCCATTTAAATCTGTAATTGAAAGCACAATGCCTTCCAGGTGTAGCAACATAATTAAGCTATTTAAAAATATGCCATTTAAATCTGTAATTGAAAGCACAATGCCTTCCAGGTACAGCAACATAATCAAGCCATTTAAAAATATGCCATTTAAATCTGCAATTGAAAGCACAATGCCTTCCAGCTATAGCAACATAATCAAGCCATTTAAAAATATGCCATTTAAATCTGCAATTGAAAGCACAATGCCTTCTAGGTATAGCAACATAATTAAGCCATTTAAATATATGCCATTTAAATCGGCAATTGAAAGCACAATGCCTTCCAGGTATAGCAACTTAATGAAGCCATTTAAAAATATGCCATTTAACTTTGCAATTGAAAGCACAATGCCTTCCAGGTATAGCAACTTAATGAAGCCATTTAAAAATATGCCATTCAAATCTGTAATTGAAAGCACAATGCCTTCCAGGTACAGCAACATAATTAAGCCATTTAAAAATATGCCATTCAAATCTGTAATTGAAAGCACAATGCCTTCCAGGTATAGCAACACAAGTAAGCCATTTAAAAATATACCATTTAAATCTGCAATTGAAAGCACAATGCCTTCCAGGTATAGCAACCTAATGAAGCCATTTAAAAATATGCCATTTAAATCTGTAATTGAAAGCACAATGCCTTCCAGGTATAGCAACATAATTAAGCCATTTAAACCTATGCCATTTAAATCTGCAATTGAAAGCACAATGCCTTCCAGGTACAGCAACATAATTAAGCCATTTAAAAATATGCCATTTAAATCTGCAATTGAAAGCACAATGCCTTCCAGGTACAGCAACTTAATTAAGCCATTTAAAAATATGCCATTTAAATCTGCAATTGAAAGCACAATGCATTCCAGGTATAGCAACTTAATTCAGCCATTTAAGAATATGCCATTTAAATCTGCAATTGAAAGCACAATGCCTTCCAGGTATAGCAACATAATTAAGCCATTTGAAAATATGCCATTTAAATCTGCAATTGAAAGCACAATGCCTTCCAGGTATAGCAACATAATTAAGCCATTTAAGAATATGCCATTTAAATCTGCAATTGAAAGCACAATGCCTTCCAGGTATAGCAACATAATTAAGCCATTTAAAAATATGCCATTTAAATCTGCAATTGAAAGCGCAATGCCTTCCAGGTATAGCAACATAATTAAGCCATTTAATTATATGCCATTTAAATCTGTAATTGAAAGCACAATGCCTTCCAGGTACAGCAACATAATTAAGCCATTTAAAAGTATGCCATTTAAATCTGCAATTGAAAGCACAATGCCTTCCAG GTATAGCAACATAATTAAGCCATTTAAAAATATGCCATTTAAATCTGCAATTGAAAGCACAATGCCTTCCAGGTACAGCAACATAATTAAGCCATTTAAAAATATGCCATTTAAATCTGCAATTGAAAGCACAATGCCTTCCAGGTATAGCAACATAATTAAGCCATTTAATTATATGCCATTCAAATCTGCAATTGAAAGAACAATGCCTTCCAGGTATAGCAACATAATTAAGCCATTTAATTATATGCCATTCAAATCTGCAATTGAAAGCACAATGCCTTCAAG ATATGAGTCAATTAAGATCATTACCTCAGGAAAATAA